In the Breoghania sp. genome, TTCGCCACGATTTCAAACCCTGTGTAATCATCAATTTTGCGCTGATCTGCGTCCCCATAACCACCGAAATGCTCGCCTGTCAAAGCGTAATATCGGCCTTACGCGAAAACACGACTGCCGAGATGACGAACTCTGAGCGGCATGGTAGGAAACCAACCCATCGTGGCCGCATATAAACGCAGTTTCAATGCGGCTTGCGCGCAAAGCACACCGCTAAATGTTGACGAAGGTTGCGAAGACCTTTTTCAACCGGTAGCCAAATTGCGAAAAGGCGTCCGGTTTTCAAGCCTGCGGTAATCTGCCGACAGGCGCCCAAAGGGATGCAAATGCGCCGATACAGGCCACCCGGCAGACACCGGACGTGCCGCAGACAAGGATGATGAGCCGACCCATGAGCCATGCGACGAAACCGATGTCCGCCCGTTCCGGCGGCGCACTTTCCGGGCGAATCCGCGTGCCGGGCGACAAGTCGATTTCGCACCGATCGCTGATGTTCGGCGCACTTTCGGTGGGAGAAACGCAAATCGAGGGACTGCTGGAAGCCGAGGACGTCTTGTCCACAGGTTCCGCGATGCGCGCGCTCGGCGCGCGCGTGGAACGCGTCGGCGAAGGCGCATGGCGCGTGGAAGGCGTCGGGGTTGGGGGATTGTGCGAACCCGACCGCGTTCTCGATTTCGGCAATGCGGGTACCGGCGCGCGCCTGACCATGGGGCTTGTGGCGAGCCATGCCATCACCACCACATTCATCGGCGATGCCTCGCTCTCGCGCCGCCCGATGGGCCGGGTGCTGGAGCCGCTTCGCGAAATGGGCGCGGAAGTTCTGGCGCGTTCCGGCGACCGACTGCCGCTGACCATACGCGGGCCGCAGACCGCGCTGCCGATCACCTATCGCGTGCCGGTGCCCTCCGCGCAGGTCAAGTCCGCCGTCCTGCTGGCCGGGCTCAACGCGCCGGGCATCACCACCGTCATCGAACCCATTGCGACGCGCGATCACACAGAACGCATGCTGCTCGGCTTCGGAGCGGAACTTGAGATCACCCAGAACGAGGCCGGCGAGCGCGTGATGCGCCTCAAGGGCCAGTGCGAATTGAAACCGCAGGCGATCACCGTTCCCGGCGACCCGTCATCGGCCGCCTTCATGATCGTGGCCGCGCTCATCGTCCCCGGTTCCGACGTGACGGTGGAAAACGTTCTCCTCAACCCGCACCGCACCGGCCTCTTCACGACGCTTCGCGAAATGGGCGCGGATCTGACGATCGAGAATGTACGCGAGACGGGCGGCGAGAAGCTGGGCGATGTGCGGGCCCGACATTCGAAGCTCAAGGGCGTCACCGTTCCGGCGGAACGCGCGCCATCAATGATCGACGAATATCCGGTCCTTTCCATGGCCGCGGCCTTTGCCGAGGGCGAAACCCGCATGCTCGGGCTGCATGAGTTGACCGTGAAGGAAAGCGACCGACTGGCGGCTGTCGCGGACGGCCTGACGGCAAATGGCGTGCCGCACGAGAAGGGCCCGGACTGGCTTTTGGTCAGGGGCGCGCAAAGCGTTGCCGGCGGCGGAACGGTCACCACCCATCTCGATCACCGCATCGCCATGAGCTTCCTTGTGCTGGGTCTCGCCAGCGACAAGCCGGTCAGCGTCGACGATGGCGCGCCGATCGCGACCAGCTTTCCCGGTTTTACCGAGCTTTTCGCCGAACTGGGCGGCTCCATCGAAACGACGACGGGGGCTGCGGCATGATCATCGCCATTGACGGCCCCGCGGCCTCTGGCAAGGGCACCCTTGCACGCAGGCTGGCGGAGCATTTCGGGCTTCACCACCTGGACACCGGCCTCACCTATCGGGCGGCCGCGGCCGCCATGCTGACGGCGGGCATCGCGCTTGATGACGAGGATGCCGCAAGCGGGGTTGCAGCCAGGGTCGATCTTTCCGCGCTCGATCGCGCAGCCCTGTCGCTGCACGAGGTTGGCGAGGCAGCCTCGCGCATCGCGGTCATGCCGCGGGTTCGCAAGGTTCTGGTGGAGGCGCAGCGCCGCTTCGGCGAGCAGGAGCCCGGCGCGGTTCTCGACGGGCGCGATATCGGTACGGTGGTGTGCCCGGATGCGGATGTGAAGCTCTATGTCACCGCCTCGCCGCAGGTGCGCGCGCGGCGTCGCACAGATGAACTGGCAGGCCGTGGGCTCGATGCCGATTACGCCGAGATCCTCGCCGACCTGCAGCGTCGAGACGAGCGCGACACCACGCGCGCGGACAGTCCGTTAAGGCCAGCGGCCGATGCGCACTTGCTCGATACGTCGGAAATGGATATAGAGACCGCGTTCCGTAAGGCTGTGGATATCATCGACGGCATCTGAGGGCGGAACGGCGAAGGGAGCATGACGCATGCGCCCTTTTTGGCATTCCGGGCTCCATGTCCGTCTGCCATTGCCTGAGCGGAGGAGCAGTATCCGCACCCGGCTCCGCCGGTGCGGTCGTTTTTGCCTCTAGGTTTTCGTCTCGTCCTCTTGCGACCGGCCCGGCCTAAAACCCGGGTTTCGCAGCCGCCCGTCGCGGCGCCACCCTGTACGGGACACAAGCAAAGCTATCGGAATTCAAGACTGCCCGCGGGCCCAGGCGCCTGCACCGGCCCTTCCGCCCCTGGTGCGGAAGGGATGTTTCCCGAAAC is a window encoding:
- the aroA gene encoding 3-phosphoshikimate 1-carboxyvinyltransferase, translated to MSHATKPMSARSGGALSGRIRVPGDKSISHRSLMFGALSVGETQIEGLLEAEDVLSTGSAMRALGARVERVGEGAWRVEGVGVGGLCEPDRVLDFGNAGTGARLTMGLVASHAITTTFIGDASLSRRPMGRVLEPLREMGAEVLARSGDRLPLTIRGPQTALPITYRVPVPSAQVKSAVLLAGLNAPGITTVIEPIATRDHTERMLLGFGAELEITQNEAGERVMRLKGQCELKPQAITVPGDPSSAAFMIVAALIVPGSDVTVENVLLNPHRTGLFTTLREMGADLTIENVRETGGEKLGDVRARHSKLKGVTVPAERAPSMIDEYPVLSMAAAFAEGETRMLGLHELTVKESDRLAAVADGLTANGVPHEKGPDWLLVRGAQSVAGGGTVTTHLDHRIAMSFLVLGLASDKPVSVDDGAPIATSFPGFTELFAELGGSIETTTGAAA
- the cmk gene encoding (d)CMP kinase — protein: MIIAIDGPAASGKGTLARRLAEHFGLHHLDTGLTYRAAAAAMLTAGIALDDEDAASGVAARVDLSALDRAALSLHEVGEAASRIAVMPRVRKVLVEAQRRFGEQEPGAVLDGRDIGTVVCPDADVKLYVTASPQVRARRRTDELAGRGLDADYAEILADLQRRDERDTTRADSPLRPAADAHLLDTSEMDIETAFRKAVDIIDGI